From Bufo gargarizans isolate SCDJY-AF-19 chromosome 10, ASM1485885v1, whole genome shotgun sequence, the proteins below share one genomic window:
- the VPS51 gene encoding vacuolar protein sorting-associated protein 51 homolog, translated as MATTAGTEEEEGKRRKAHGMLKLYYGINDEGKSSEKLLDPTDIDGVHFNPEHYLTKLRKEKSLPDLMDIEADMVRQIRALDSDMQTLVYENYNKFISATDTIRKMKNDFKKMEDEMDGLATNMAVITEFSARISSTLQERHQHITKLSGVHTLLRKLQFLFELPARLKKCIELGAYVQAVSYHAKARSVLHQYQHMPSFHGIQTDCQAIMAGLADTLRQRFRDPSSSPQNLSECVELLLSLEEPAHLLCDEFLAHGRGRLASHLSELEGASDILEFVDRGCGGFISDACLLAASYQSLFCKEPGSTAQMAEEKLTKFLDELSEGYFELVEKRLREEKNPGDNSLLVRALDRFHRRLQAPSKLVPGCSFNRRGTQIVVRAAQERLSQYLQALKDFFQVCITDVRQALAAPRVPGKEPPALGDLLSMLSGSVLNQIKSVLASVHLFTAKDVAFSDKPYFKGEFCSQGVREGLIVAFIKSVCQTAQQFCDSPGEKGANTPPLLLLLLSRLCLDYETSTISYILTLTDEQFLGQDHSPVTPVSTLCSLARSTAQTLLNQYVKSQGLVISQMLRKSVETRDWVMTIEPRNVRAVMKRVVEDITGVDVQVGLLYEEGVRKAHSSDSSKRTFSVYSSSRLQGRYAQSYTPSAPLDTNLLSNIQKLFSERIDIFSTVQFNKVSILTGIIKISLKTFLECVRLRTFGRFGLQQIQVDCHYLQLYLWRFVSDENLVHCLLDEVVGSAAHRCLDPAPMEQSVIEVICERG; from the exons CTGAGGAAGGAAAAATCGCTGCCTGATCTGATGGACATTGAGGCTGACATGGTCCGTCAGATACGAGCTCTGGACAGTGACATGCAGACTCTGGTGTATGAGAATTATAATAAGTTCATCTCTGCAACAG ACACCATCCGGAAGATGAAGAATGATTTCAAAAAGATGGAAGATGAGATGGATGGACTAGCCACCAACATGGCGGTAATCACAGAGTTCAGTGCTCGCATCAGCAGTACCCTGCAGGAGAGACATCAGCACATTACGAAGCTTAGCG GTGTCCACACTCTGCTTCGAAAGTTGCAGTTCTTGTTTGAACTTCCAGCTCGTCTGAAAAAGTGCATCGAGCTTGGTGCTTATGTCCAGGCTGTGTCCTATCATGCTAAAGCGCGCAGTGTACTCCATCAGTACCAGCATATGCCTTCCTTCCATGGCATCCAGACTGACTGCCAGGCCATCATGGCAGGGTTGGCAGACACCCTGCGCCAGAGATTCAG ggATCCTTCCTCTTCTCCGCAGAACCTCTCTGAATGTGTGGAGCTCCTCTTAAGCTTGGAAGAACCAGCTCATCTTCTCTGTGATGAATTCCTAGCCCATGGCCGTGGGCGGCTGGCCTCCCACCTCTCCGAGTTAGAAGGGGCCAGTGATATTCTGGAGTTTGTTGACCGGGGCTGTGGTGGATTTATAAGTGACGCCTGTCTCCTGGCAGCATCTTACCAGAGCCTTTTCTGCAAGGAGCCAGGAAGCACAGCTCAAATGGCTGAGGAAAAGTTGACTAAGTTCTTGGATGAACTGAGTGAAGGTTACTTTGAATTAGTGGAGAAACGCCTGCGAGAAGAAAAGAATCCGGGGGACAACTCTCTATTAGTAAGAGCTTTGGATCGATTCCACAGACGACTGCAGGCTCCTTCTAAGTTGGTACCAGGATGTAGTTTTAATAGAAGGGGCACACAGATTGTAGTGAGGGCAGCACAGGAGCGACTATCTCAATACCTACAAGCCTTGAAAGACTTCTTCCAAGTTTGCATCACTGATGTTCGACAAGCCCTGGCTGCTCCAAGGGTCCCTGGCAAAGAGCCACCAGCTCTTGGTGACTTGCTGTCGATGCTTTCGGGTTCGGTTTTAAATCAAATCAAATCTGTTTTGGCTTCTGTGCATCTCTTCACTGCTAAAGATGTGGCTTTCTCAGACAAGCCATACTTCAAG GGTGAGTTCTGCAGTCAGGGTGTCCGTGAAGGATTGATTGTAGCATTCATCAAGTCTGTGTGCCAGACAGCTCAACAGTTCTGTGATTCCCCGGGAGAGAAAGGAGCCAATACTCCGCCACTGCTGCTGTTGCTCCTGTCTCGCCTCTGCCTGGACTATGAGACTTCAACCATTAGCTACATACTAACTCTAACAGATGAACAGTTTCTCGGacag GACCACTCTCCCGTAACCCCCGTCAGCACTCTCTGTTCCTTGGCTCGATCCACAGCCCAGACTCTCCTCAATCAGTATGTGAAATCCCAGGGGCTAGTCATTTCTCAGATGTTACGCAAAAGTGTTGAAACCAGAGACTGGGTGATGACCATTGAACCCCGAAATGTTCGAGCGGTCATGAAGCGAGTAGTTGAAGATATCACTGGTGTAGATGTGCAG GTGGGACTCTTGTATGAGGAAGGAGTCCGGAAAGCTCACAGCAGTGATTCTAGTAAACGAACCTTCTCTGTATATAGCAGCTCTCGACTGCAGGGGAGATATGCTCAGAGCTACACTCCAAG TGCTCCTCTTGATACAAACCTTCTAAGCAACATCCAGAAGCTGTTCTCCGAGAGAATAGACATCTTCAGCACCGTCCAGTTCAACAAG GTCTCTATTCTTACAGGAATTATTAAGATCAGCCTTAAGACTTTCCTTGAATGTGTTCGCCTAAGAACATTTGGTCGCTTTGGTCTCCAGCAGATACAAGTAGATTGCCATTACCTGCAGCTCTACCTGTGGCGCTTTGTCAGTGATGAGAATTTAGTCCATTGCCTTTTGGATGAGGTTGTGGGCAGTGCTGCTCACAGATGCTTGGACCCGGCACCCATGGAGCAGAGCGTGATTGAGGTCATCTGTGAAAGGGGCTGA